In the genome of Streptomyces violaceoruber, the window GGGTGAGCAGCATGCGCACTGATCGCCATCCGTCACCCGGTCCGTGGAGCCCAGATGAGCACAGAGGAACAGAGCAGTGGTCGCCGTCACCCGGACAGACGCGTGCTGTTGCGTGCGGCGGTGGCCGTGCCGGCGGCCGGTGCCGCCGTCGCCGGTACGGCCACCGTCCCGGCGCAGGCGGCCGATGCGGCCGGCCCGTCCGGCGGCCGCTTCGATGCCGACAGTCCGCGGTTCGCCCTGGCGGTGCTGCCCGACACCCAGTACCTATTCGACGCCGACAGCGCCGATCCGGCCCCGCTGCGGGCGACGTTCCGCCACCTCGTCACCGAGCGGGCCGCGGCCAACATCGCGTTCATGATGCACCTCGGCGACGTCACCGAGCACGGCACCGAGGCCGAGATCGAACTCGCGGCCGACACCTTCCGCGTCCTGCACGGCCGCGTCCCGTACAGCGTGCTGGCGGGCAACCACGACATCCGCTCGTCCACGGACGACCAGCGGGGCGACTCCGCCTACCTCTCCGCCTTCGGGCCCGACCGCTACCGGTCCATGCCGACGTTCGGCGGTGCCTCGCCCGACGGCTACAACAGCTACCACGTCCTGCGGGCCGGCGGGCGGCAGTGGCTCGTCCTCGCCCTGGACTGGCGGGTCTCCGAGCAGGGGCTGGCATGGGCGCAGGGGGTGCTCGACCGGCACCCGGCGCTGCCGGCGGTGCTGACCACGCATGACATCGCCTGGTCCGGTGACGACGGCGAGGCCCGGCTGTCCGACCACGGTCAACGCCTGTGGGACGGCCTGATCAAGGGGAACGACCAGGTCTTCCTGGCGCTGGGCGGGCACTACTGGCCGCCCGGCCGCACCGTACTGACCAACGACGCCGGACACGACGTCCACGTCCACATCACCAACTACCAGGACCGCTACTACGGCGGCGCGGGCATGATCCGCACCTACGGCTTCGACCTGGTGCGCGGGGTCGTCGACGTGGAGACGTTCTCGCCCTGGTTCCTCGCCCGGGACCCCGCGGCGCGCTCCCCGCTGGCGGCCGAGACGCTGGAACTCACCGGCCCCACCGACCGGTTCACGCTCGACATCGACTTCGAGGAGCGGTTCGCCGGCTTCGCCCCCGTGCCCGCGTCGAAGCCCCGGCCGGCCCGGGCCGTGATGCCCCGCGGCACCCTCGCCTACTGGCGCTTCGACGCCTCGGGAACGGGCGCGGCCCAGCGGCCGGGTGCGCCCCTGCCCGACGGCACCGTGGTCAAGGACCTCACCGGCCGGGGAAACGACCTGACCGTGCGCCGGCTGCACTCCTCCGGGGCCGAGGCGCTCACCTGGTCGCCGGAGCACCACCGCGGTCAGCCCGCGCACGCCAGCCTCCGCTTCGACGGCGGTCAGGGCCCCGACCGCGGTGCCGTCCTCACCACCGCGGACGGGGCGGCCCTGAACAGCGAGAAGTTCCCGCGCGGATACACCATCGAGACGTTCGTCCGGCTGCCCGAGCCGTTCGAGGGCAACCACGACTGGATGGGCATCCTCAGCTGGGAGGGCCGCAAC includes:
- a CDS encoding LamG-like jellyroll fold domain-containing protein, giving the protein MSTEEQSSGRRHPDRRVLLRAAVAVPAAGAAVAGTATVPAQAADAAGPSGGRFDADSPRFALAVLPDTQYLFDADSADPAPLRATFRHLVTERAAANIAFMMHLGDVTEHGTEAEIELAADTFRVLHGRVPYSVLAGNHDIRSSTDDQRGDSAYLSAFGPDRYRSMPTFGGASPDGYNSYHVLRAGGRQWLVLALDWRVSEQGLAWAQGVLDRHPALPAVLTTHDIAWSGDDGEARLSDHGQRLWDGLIKGNDQVFLALGGHYWPPGRTVLTNDAGHDVHVHITNYQDRYYGGAGMIRTYGFDLVRGVVDVETFSPWFLARDPAARSPLAAETLELTGPTDRFTLDIDFEERFAGFAPVPASKPRPARAVMPRGTLAYWRFDASGTGAAQRPGAPLPDGTVVKDLTGRGNDLTVRRLHSSGAEALTWSPEHHRGQPAHASLRFDGGQGPDRGAVLTTADGAALNSEKFPRGYTIETFVRLPEPFEGNHDWMGILSWEGRNGDAGKTTGWSPLEPTCSLNLSPERFLQFVVYPHRQDADPTSWSHAVPVGRWMHIAVVNDGRRTVMYVDGSRIARNPAQPSTGIATLGKPFVLGGTQFDERFGQGFYGWMGDTRIVGRPLPVREFLTPLG